Proteins from a single region of Synechococcus sp. WH 8109:
- a CDS encoding DUF2973 domain-containing protein, translating to MSPSSASKPGTSNDRTGLKTTHPELLDENGEVTNEELWAVRFSDEGLVLPEA from the coding sequence ATGAGCCCATCGTCGGCCTCTAAACCCGGCACATCGAACGACCGAACAGGTCTCAAAACCACACACCCAGAACTGCTTGATGAGAACGGTGAGGTGACTAACGAAGAGCTTTGGGCTGTTCGCTTCTCGGACGAAGGCTTGGTTCTCCCTGAGGCATGA
- a CDS encoding thermonuclease family protein, protein MLFAALASVVIATCYDGDTCTTTTGERVRLACIDTPELIGKRAEPVPARAARDHLRDLVVGKKVGIRRITKDRYGRTVVELLLGTTNVQQEMVVSGHAEIYWRYRDQCPWTEGW, encoded by the coding sequence ATGCTCTTTGCTGCTCTTGCATCCGTTGTGATCGCCACCTGCTACGACGGCGATACCTGCACCACGACAACCGGAGAGAGGGTTCGACTCGCCTGCATCGACACCCCTGAGCTAATTGGGAAGAGAGCTGAGCCAGTGCCAGCCAGAGCTGCTCGAGACCATCTGAGAGATCTTGTGGTGGGCAAGAAGGTTGGAATCCGTCGGATCACCAAGGACCGCTACGGACGAACGGTGGTGGAGTTGCTCCTAGGGACGACAAACGTTCAGCAAGAGATGGTCGTCAGTGGCCACGCAGAGATCTATTGGAGGTATCGCGATCAATGTCCTTGGACAGAGGGTTGGTAA